The following coding sequences lie in one Bacteroides helcogenes P 36-108 genomic window:
- a CDS encoding acetyltransferase, with the protein MYLYGASGHAKVIIDILYANHERVEALFDDNENLHTLLGYPVLHSMEVKGPLIISIGNNSIRKRISESLDVEFGRAIHPSAIVSETVRIECGSVVMQGAIIQSDTHIGRHCIINTGASVDHECVIGDYVHISPHCTLCGNVQVGEGTWIGAGTTIIPGVIIGKWSVIGAGSVVTKDIPNGVLAVGNRCREIKKLQFP; encoded by the coding sequence ATGTATTTATATGGTGCAAGTGGTCATGCAAAAGTGATCATCGATATTCTTTATGCCAATCATGAGCGTGTTGAAGCGCTGTTTGATGATAATGAAAATCTGCATACGCTTTTAGGTTATCCCGTACTCCATTCAATGGAAGTGAAAGGCCCATTGATTATCAGTATCGGCAATAATAGCATCAGAAAAAGAATTTCAGAATCTCTTGATGTGGAATTTGGCAGAGCTATTCACCCTTCGGCTATAGTGTCTGAGACAGTAAGGATAGAATGTGGTTCTGTTGTGATGCAGGGTGCAATAATACAGAGTGATACTCACATAGGCAGGCATTGTATCATAAATACCGGTGCTTCCGTAGATCATGAGTGTGTGATCGGTGATTATGTTCATATTTCTCCCCATTGTACTCTTTGTGGTAATGTGCAGGTAGGGGAGGGTACATGGATTGGAGCAGGTACTACTATTATTCCAGGTGTGATAATCGGTAAATGGAGTGTAATTGGTGCTGGTTCAGTTGTCACCAAAGATATACCGAATGGTGTATTGGCTGTGGGAAATAGATGTAGGGAGATAAAGAAACTCCAATTTCCATAA
- a CDS encoding sugar transferase gives MYARCFKRLIDIVFVFCVLAIIWPILLFVTLWLQFANKGAGAFFTQERPGRNGKKFRVIKFKTMTDERDSDGKLLPDAERLTKVGSFVRSTSIDELPQLINVLKGDMALIGPRPLLPQYLPLYSKEQARRHEVRPGITGWAQVNGRNAISWAKKFELDVWYVDHCSFLLDLKIVLMTIKKVFVREGISSETSATMEAFTGNN, from the coding sequence ATGTATGCACGTTGTTTTAAAAGATTAATAGACATTGTTTTTGTGTTTTGTGTGTTGGCAATCATTTGGCCGATACTGCTTTTTGTTACTTTATGGCTGCAATTTGCCAATAAAGGTGCTGGAGCATTTTTTACCCAAGAGCGACCAGGGAGGAATGGGAAAAAATTCCGAGTGATAAAGTTCAAGACAATGACGGACGAACGGGATTCGGACGGCAAGTTGTTGCCGGATGCTGAACGTCTGACCAAAGTGGGAAGCTTTGTCCGTTCTACTTCGATTGATGAACTTCCACAACTGATAAACGTGCTGAAGGGTGATATGGCATTGATAGGCCCTCGACCTTTATTGCCTCAGTATTTGCCGTTATATAGCAAAGAACAGGCGAGGAGGCATGAAGTACGTCCGGGAATAACAGGGTGGGCACAAGTGAACGGACGTAACGCCATCAGTTGGGCGAAAAAGTTTGAGTTGGATGTATGGTATGTGGATCATTGCTCGTTTCTGCTTGATTTGAAAATCGTTTTAATGACAATAAAAAAGGTTTTTGTTCGTGAAGGCATCAGTTCAGAAACTTCGGCTACCATGGAAGCCTTTACAGGAAATAATTAA
- a CDS encoding DegT/DnrJ/EryC1/StrS family aminotransferase, with protein MDKRIYLCLAHMSGKEMGFIQEAFDTNWVVPLGPNVNAFEQDLEHFVGRNKKVVALSAGTAAVHLALLACGVGQGDEVIVQSFTFCASSHPVTYLGATPVFVDSEEDTWNMDPVLLETAIQDRIGKTGRKPKAIVPVYLYGMPGKIDEILAVAARYDIPVIEDAAEGFGSRFDGQVCGTFGTYGVLSFNGNKMITTSGGGALICSGEDAKKEIMFYATQAREAYPYYQHEQIGYNYRMSNICAGIGRGQMTVADEHIAHHRHVCGLYRDLLQDIEGITLHENPSERYDSNYWLNTVLLDENLPVKGEEDAYRETVQGAVGGAAGVTHEAQSVHTSCEPNRNVEAMRLWLDKAGIESRPLWKPMHLQPVYADSPAYVNGVSEALFKRGLCLPSGPWVTDEDVHYIVEKIKECMA; from the coding sequence ATGGATAAGAGAATTTATCTTTGCCTTGCTCACATGAGCGGCAAGGAAATGGGCTTCATACAGGAAGCCTTCGATACGAACTGGGTGGTTCCACTCGGTCCGAACGTGAATGCCTTCGAGCAGGATCTGGAACATTTTGTAGGCCGGAACAAGAAAGTGGTCGCATTGAGTGCCGGTACGGCAGCGGTGCACCTGGCTTTGTTGGCCTGTGGAGTGGGTCAGGGCGATGAGGTGATAGTGCAGAGTTTTACGTTTTGTGCCTCAAGCCATCCGGTAACGTACCTCGGTGCTACCCCCGTATTTGTGGATAGCGAGGAGGATACCTGGAACATGGATCCTGTGCTTCTGGAAACAGCGATTCAAGACCGTATCGGGAAGACGGGCCGGAAGCCAAAAGCGATTGTCCCTGTCTATCTTTATGGCATGCCCGGCAAGATTGACGAGATCCTGGCTGTAGCTGCCAGGTATGACATTCCTGTAATCGAGGATGCCGCCGAGGGCTTTGGCAGTAGGTTTGACGGGCAAGTGTGCGGCACGTTCGGTACATATGGTGTCCTGAGCTTCAACGGTAATAAGATGATAACCACCAGCGGCGGCGGTGCGCTGATTTGTTCCGGTGAGGATGCCAAGAAAGAGATCATGTTCTATGCCACCCAGGCGCGTGAGGCTTACCCCTATTATCAGCATGAACAGATAGGTTATAACTACCGGATGAGTAACATTTGTGCGGGTATCGGTCGTGGCCAGATGACGGTGGCTGATGAGCACATTGCCCATCACAGGCATGTCTGTGGTTTGTACAGGGATTTACTGCAGGATATAGAGGGTATCACCCTGCATGAGAATCCTTCGGAGCGTTATGACAGCAATTACTGGCTGAATACGGTTCTTTTAGATGAGAACCTGCCTGTGAAAGGTGAGGAGGATGCTTACCGCGAGACAGTTCAGGGTGCTGTAGGTGGTGCTGCAGGTGTTACCCACGAGGCACAAAGTGTGCATACCTCTTGCGAACCTAACCGTAATGTGGAAGCCATGCGCCTATGGCTGGATAAGGCGGGTATCGAGAGCCGTCCTTTATGGAAGCCTATGCACTTGCAGCCGGTTTATGCCGATAGTCCAGCCTATGTGAACGGTGTGAGTGAAGCCTTGTTTAAGCGTGGTTTGTGCCTGCCCAGCGGTCCGTGGGTGACGGATGAGGACGTACACTATATTGTGGAAAAGATAAAAGAGTGCATGGCATAG
- a CDS encoding glycosyltransferase family 4 protein — translation MKVLYFHQHFTIPTQAGGTRSYELAKHLIAKGHSVCMVCGETAKLDLPQTKMKNVHRGMVDGIDVIQIALPYSNKDSIAKRAWTFVKFGWKGIQIALKEDYDLLFATSTPLTAGIPGIIMKLFRKKKFVFEVRDLWPELPKALGMKNPFLLWGMSILEWLSYHCADACVGLSPGICKGIERRSQSGKRIAMIPNGCDLEIFKPSSRDNLSLDGVSATDKVAVFTGAHGIANGLDTVLDAAAVLKAKQRTDIVLAFIGDGKMKPHLMERARKEQLDNCRFYNPVPKKELNKIVASADLGLMVLSDVPAFYYGTSPNKFFDYISSGLAVLNNYPGWLADMIQENKLGIVVPPKDANAFAEGLISLLDDDTYRAECGQRARAFAEANFSRKSLADKFVSFLEEINSLK, via the coding sequence ATGAAAGTGCTTTATTTTCATCAACATTTTACTATTCCTACCCAAGCGGGAGGGACGCGCTCTTATGAATTGGCAAAGCACTTGATTGCTAAAGGCCATTCTGTTTGTATGGTTTGTGGTGAAACGGCAAAACTGGATTTGCCGCAAACTAAGATGAAAAATGTTCATAGAGGAATGGTAGATGGTATAGATGTGATTCAAATAGCCCTGCCGTATTCTAATAAAGATAGCATTGCAAAAAGGGCATGGACTTTCGTGAAATTTGGATGGAAAGGAATCCAAATCGCATTAAAAGAAGATTATGATTTGCTGTTTGCAACTTCTACTCCTTTGACCGCAGGCATTCCCGGTATAATAATGAAGCTTTTCAGGAAAAAGAAATTTGTATTTGAAGTTCGTGATTTATGGCCTGAATTACCTAAGGCTTTAGGTATGAAGAACCCTTTCTTGCTATGGGGAATGAGTATTTTGGAGTGGCTGAGTTATCATTGTGCGGATGCATGTGTTGGCCTCTCTCCCGGAATTTGTAAAGGAATTGAAAGAAGAAGCCAATCAGGTAAACGGATTGCAATGATTCCGAACGGATGTGATTTGGAGATATTCAAGCCATCTTCACGTGATAATCTTTCGTTGGATGGAGTCTCTGCAACAGATAAGGTGGCTGTATTTACAGGTGCGCATGGCATTGCTAATGGCTTGGATACGGTGTTGGATGCTGCTGCGGTGTTGAAAGCAAAGCAACGGACAGATATTGTATTGGCGTTTATAGGAGACGGTAAAATGAAACCGCATTTGATGGAACGAGCTCGAAAAGAGCAATTGGATAATTGTCGTTTTTACAATCCGGTTCCTAAGAAAGAGCTAAACAAAATTGTGGCTTCTGCCGACTTGGGCCTGATGGTATTATCTGATGTGCCGGCATTTTACTATGGAACTTCACCTAATAAATTTTTTGATTATATATCCTCAGGACTGGCTGTACTGAATAATTATCCGGGCTGGCTTGCCGATATGATTCAAGAAAATAAGCTGGGGATTGTTGTTCCTCCTAAAGATGCAAACGCTTTTGCTGAAGGTTTGATTTCTTTATTGGACGATGATACATACAGAGCAGAGTGCGGGCAAAGAGCAAGGGCATTTGCAGAAGCTAATTTCTCAAGAAAATCATTAGCAGATAAGTTTGTCTCATTCTTGGAGGAGATAAATTCTTTGAAGTAG